A genomic region of Antennarius striatus isolate MH-2024 chromosome 2, ASM4005453v1, whole genome shotgun sequence contains the following coding sequences:
- the sike1 gene encoding suppressor of IKBKE 1 isoform X2 translates to MSCTLDKVLGDARTLLDRLKEHDTAAEGLIEQSGALSQRVQSMREVGNALPEKHIEDSSEMQELTKCKPHVLLTQENTQIKELQQENKELWLSLEEHQYTLELIMGRYRKQMLQLMMAKKELDTKPVLSLHEDHAKEVQSQVERICEMGQVMRRAVQVDDQHYCSVRERLAQLEMPTPVLDQTGTAAC, encoded by the exons ATGTCCTGCACGTTAGATAAAGTGTTGGGCGACGCCCGGACCCTTTTAGACAGGCTGAAAGAGCACGACACGGCAGCCGAGGGGCTGATCGAGCAGTCCGGGGCCCTCAGCCAGAGAGTCCAGAGCATGAGGGAGGTGGGGAATGCCCTTCCAGAGAAG CACATAGAGGACAGTTCAGAGATGCAGGAGCTGACCAAATGTAAACCTCATGTCCTTCTGACTCAAGAAAACACTCAAATTAAGGAACTACAACAGGAAAATAAAg AACTATGGCTGTCTCTTGAAGAACACCAGTACACGCTCGAATTGATCATGGGTCGATACCGCAAGCAAATGCTCCAGCTGATGATGGCAAAGAAGGAGCTGGACACCAAACCTGTGCTCAGCCTGCATGAGGACCACGCAAAA GAAGTCCAGAGCCAGGTGGAGCGGATATGTGAGATGGGCCAGGTGATGAGGAGAGCAGTGCAGGTAGACGATCAGCACTATTGCTCCGTTCGAGAGAGGCTCGCTCAACTAGAG ATGCCGACGCCAGTTTTGGATCAGACTGGGACGGCTGCCTGCTGA
- the sike1 gene encoding suppressor of IKBKE 1 isoform X1 → MSCTLDKVLGDARTLLDRLKEHDTAAEGLIEQSGALSQRVQSMREVGNALPEKHIEDSSEMQELTKCKPHVLLTQENTQIKELQQENKELWLSLEEHQYTLELIMGRYRKQMLQLMMAKKELDTKPVLSLHEDHAKEVQSQVERICEMGQVMRRAVQVDDQHYCSVRERLAQLEIENKELRDLLDISKGSVKTREESNQPEIATDSSHEYLPPPESTE, encoded by the exons ATGTCCTGCACGTTAGATAAAGTGTTGGGCGACGCCCGGACCCTTTTAGACAGGCTGAAAGAGCACGACACGGCAGCCGAGGGGCTGATCGAGCAGTCCGGGGCCCTCAGCCAGAGAGTCCAGAGCATGAGGGAGGTGGGGAATGCCCTTCCAGAGAAG CACATAGAGGACAGTTCAGAGATGCAGGAGCTGACCAAATGTAAACCTCATGTCCTTCTGACTCAAGAAAACACTCAAATTAAGGAACTACAACAGGAAAATAAAg AACTATGGCTGTCTCTTGAAGAACACCAGTACACGCTCGAATTGATCATGGGTCGATACCGCAAGCAAATGCTCCAGCTGATGATGGCAAAGAAGGAGCTGGACACCAAACCTGTGCTCAGCCTGCATGAGGACCACGCAAAA GAAGTCCAGAGCCAGGTGGAGCGGATATGTGAGATGGGCCAGGTGATGAGGAGAGCAGTGCAGGTAGACGATCAGCACTATTGCTCCGTTCGAGAGAGGCTCGCTCAACTAGAG ATTGAGAATAAGGAGCTTCGAGACCTCCTGGACATCAGCAAGGGCTCAGTGAAGACAAGAGAAGAAAGCAACCAGCCAGAAATAGCGACAGATTCATCACACGAATATCTGCCTCCGCCGGAGTCCACCGAATAG